The Rhinoderma darwinii isolate aRhiDar2 chromosome 8, aRhiDar2.hap1, whole genome shotgun sequence genome has a window encoding:
- the MPP1 gene encoding 55 kDa erythrocyte membrane protein, which produces MTLKFERSEISRCDSSSMRSALSDLYLETLLQNRAATQGFASPPNVLTEEFYTNGSAAGCPEEKKKVRQVQFERETEEPMGITLKLNPQQKCVVARILHGGLIHRQGSLHVGDEILEINGTGVQNQSVDHLQSVLKESKGTVTLKVSPTQSNRKPPLQMFVRALFDYDPLSDPLIPCREAGFRFRTGDVLQIINKDDSNWWQGKKQGEEKAGLIPSPELQEWRVASTNTKNQMPQSCSPFSKKKKCKDKYLAKHSSIFDQLDVVSYEEVVSLPAFTRKTLVLIGVSGVGRSHIKNVLLTKYPERFSYPLPHTSRPAKRGEENGASYHFVSVEEMSQGISANQFLEFGSFSGYMFGTKIQTIKDIHNEGKVAVLDIEPQTLKMVRTAELAPFIVFISPTDTDKSDALQKLCADSEVVRARYAQYFDLTLVNNDVEQTVQDLLAALDAACASSQWVPVTWVY; this is translated from the exons ATGACGCTGAAGTTCGAACGTTCAGAAATCAGCCGGTGTGACAGCTCGAGTATGAGGTCCGCACTGTCCGATCTCTACCTCGAGACCCTTCTACAAAACCGGGCTGCGACCCAG ggatTTGCCTCTCCACCTAATGTTTTAACAGAAGAATTTTACACCAATGGATCTGCAGCCGGATGTCCCGAGGAAAAGAAAAAGGTTCGACAAGTGCAATTTGAAAGAGAGACCGAGGAGCCTATG GGTATCACCCTTAAGCTAAATCCACAGCAGAAGTGCGTTGTTGCACGCATTTTACATGGCGGACTTATCCATAGACAAG GTTCCCTTCATGTTGGTGATGAAattcttgaaatcaatgggacaggTGTCCAAAACCAAAGTGTGGACCATCTGCAGAGTGTTTTG AAAGAAAGCAAAGGAACTGTCACTCTGAAGGTGTCACCAACGCAAAGCAACCGCAAGCCGCCACTTCAG atgtttgtGCGAGCGCTCTTTGATTATGACCCTCTTTCTGACCCACTCATTCCATGCCGAGAGGCAGGCTTTCGCTTCCGCACTGGAGATGTTCTGCAAATCATAAACAAGGATGACTCCAACTGGTGGCAGGGGAAGAAACAAGGTGAAGAAAAAGCTGGTCTTATACCTTCTCCTGAACTGCAAGAGTG GCGTGTAGCAAGCACCAATACAAAGAACCAGATGCCTCAAAGCTGTAGCCCATTcagcaaaaagaaaaaatgcaaGGATAAATACTTGGCAAAACATAGCTCTA TTTTTGATCAGCTGGATGTGGTGTCCTATGAAGAGGTTGTGTCTCTTCCTGCGTTCACAAGGAAAACTCTTGTGCTCATTG GTGTCAGTGGAGTTGGGCGTAGTCacataaaaaatgttttgcttaCCAAATATCCTGAGAGATTCAGCTATCCTTTGCCAC ACACATCTCGTCCCGCCAAACGTGGAGAAGAAAATGGAGCTTCATATCATTTTGTGTCTGTGGAAGAAATGAGCCAAGGAATTTCCGCAAATCAGTTTTTGGAGTTCGGTAGCTTTAGTGGATATATGTTTGGGACAAAGATCCAGACTATAAAGGATATCCATAATGAAGGAAAGGTGGCCGTACTTGACATAGAGCCACAG ACCTTGAAGATGGTTCGTACAGCAGagctggcaccatttattgtgtttATATCACCCACTGATACggacaag tccgatgcactccAAAAGCTTTGTGCAGATTCAGAGGTTGTCCGTGCTCGATATGCACAATACTTCGACCTGACCCTGGTTAACAATGACGTGGAACAAACCGTTCAAGATCTACTAGCGGCTCTTGATGCAGCATGTGCCTCCTCCCAGTGGGTTCCGGTGACCTGGGTATACTGA